In one window of Rhodanobacter sp. FDAARGOS 1247 DNA:
- a CDS encoding M48 family metallopeptidase yields the protein MAPLKYLQAYPVTLQDKVRELIAQERLGEHLARRYPDRHEVQSDKALYAYVAALKQQHLKNAPGIDKVLYDARLDVLRNALGLHTAISRVQGGRLKAKKEIRVASLFKAAAPEFLQMIVVHELAHLKELDHNKAFYQLCTYMLPDYHQLEFDLRVYLTWRELPSTDNTDVRER from the coding sequence ATGGCACCGCTCAAGTACCTCCAGGCTTATCCCGTCACCTTGCAGGACAAGGTGCGTGAACTGATCGCGCAGGAGCGCCTGGGCGAGCACCTGGCCAGGCGTTATCCCGATCGCCACGAGGTGCAGAGCGACAAGGCGCTGTATGCGTACGTGGCCGCGCTGAAGCAGCAGCACCTGAAGAACGCGCCGGGCATCGACAAGGTGCTGTACGACGCCAGGCTCGACGTGCTGCGCAATGCGCTGGGCCTGCACACCGCGATCTCGCGCGTGCAGGGCGGCAGGCTGAAGGCGAAGAAGGAGATCCGCGTGGCCAGCCTGTTCAAGGCCGCCGCGCCGGAATTCCTGCAGATGATCGTGGTGCACGAACTGGCGCACCTGAAGGAGCTGGACCACAACAAGGCGTTCTACCAGCTGTGCACCTACATGCTGCCGGACTACCACCAGCTGGAGTTCGACCTGCGCGTGTACCTGACCTGGCGCGAATTGCCTTCGACCGACAACACCGACGTGCGGGAACGATGA
- a CDS encoding VOC family protein: MHHSRLSTLVIDCQVDDLATATAFWSEALGKPVASPDQDGDGRYAELRTAADEPIILLQKVEQASRVHLDIETDDLDAEVARLERLGARRIAFVRERWWVMEAPGGHRFCVVQPQREAFGPYLNRWE; this comes from the coding sequence ATGCATCACAGCCGACTCAGCACCCTCGTCATCGACTGCCAGGTCGACGACCTCGCCACCGCCACCGCGTTCTGGAGCGAAGCCCTGGGCAAGCCGGTCGCCAGCCCCGACCAGGACGGCGACGGCAGGTACGCGGAACTGCGCACGGCCGCGGACGAGCCGATCATCCTGCTGCAGAAGGTGGAGCAAGCCAGCCGCGTGCACCTGGACATCGAAACCGACGACCTCGATGCCGAAGTGGCCCGGCTGGAACGCCTCGGCGCCCGCCGCATCGCCTTCGTGCGCGAGCGCTGGTGGGTGATGGAGGCGCCCGGCGGCCATCGTTTCTGCGTGGTGCAGCCGCAGCGCGAGGCGTTCGGGCCGTACCTCAACCGCTGGGAATGA
- a CDS encoding DUF5916 domain-containing protein, producing the protein MRVACLLLFSLAAVSAPALAVDIDGHIQPDEWKGARHITDFRQVQPLSGKPGSLHTEAWILATPKGLAVAFRCDQPAGVPRTHQRVQRDFEDQVDRVNVMVDFNGDGRTGYDFVVSSTDGINDAVITNETQFNKDWDGNWKHAVSEDTAGWSVEILIPWYTAPMHAATDGQRKLGIYLDRVTGSTGERDGWPVASFTLPRFLSEFRQIEVPHYSQSLFAVTPYLSGLYDNVRGRSHFQEGADILWKPNGQFQLTAALNPDFGQVESDDLVVNFGATETYVSDKRPFFTENQGIFDFSLLDDNSQLVYTRRVGGPSDDGHGAADINAAVKLNGSFGSTSYGVLAADEDGEAGRFFGAARLTHDFGDQSLGMLLTRVDRPWLDREATVLGVDHHWRPTPQLTIATNVVGSDILQSGTHTRDSGGTIIADYEMGGGWRQQWLGMHFGDQLQINDFGYLDRNNFNYAHWEVRKRYTALPADSAYSSKEWRYRIDALDNDHGLRLRRQFRVSRNSNLRNGATEVVQLNANSAGWDDLLTRGHGALFLPPSIDLAYERISPRHGDWAFKLDAEVVSGGLGGNRQFGYDIKFIPTYFISDAFSVYAGPYYEHLPDWLVWQHDNLIGRFDEHTLQLDAGFDWAIDPRQELRVKLQAIGLDARLRGGYRVGANGRAVVSDEPVDDFSVRNLGLQIRYRYELAPLSYLYVVYGRGGYALDGYARNTADAFGNSFALRDDEQLLVKLSYRFDM; encoded by the coding sequence ATGCGCGTGGCATGCCTGTTGTTGTTTTCGCTGGCCGCAGTTTCCGCGCCGGCACTGGCCGTCGATATCGATGGACATATCCAGCCGGACGAATGGAAAGGTGCGCGGCACATCACCGATTTCCGCCAGGTGCAGCCGCTCAGCGGCAAGCCCGGTTCACTGCACACCGAGGCCTGGATACTGGCCACGCCGAAGGGCCTGGCGGTGGCCTTCCGCTGCGACCAGCCGGCTGGCGTGCCGCGCACGCATCAGCGCGTGCAGCGCGACTTCGAGGACCAGGTGGATCGGGTCAACGTGATGGTCGACTTCAACGGTGACGGCCGCACCGGTTACGACTTCGTGGTCAGTTCCACCGACGGCATCAACGACGCGGTGATCACCAACGAAACCCAGTTCAATAAGGACTGGGATGGCAACTGGAAGCACGCGGTGAGCGAGGATACTGCCGGCTGGAGTGTCGAGATCCTGATCCCCTGGTACACCGCGCCCATGCATGCGGCGACGGACGGCCAGCGCAAGCTGGGAATCTATCTGGACCGGGTGACCGGCTCGACCGGCGAACGCGACGGCTGGCCGGTGGCCAGTTTCACGCTGCCGCGCTTCCTGTCCGAGTTCAGGCAGATCGAGGTGCCGCACTACAGCCAGTCGCTGTTCGCCGTCACGCCTTACCTGTCAGGGCTGTATGACAACGTGCGCGGCCGCAGCCACTTCCAGGAAGGCGCCGACATCCTGTGGAAGCCGAACGGCCAGTTCCAGCTCACCGCGGCGCTCAATCCGGATTTCGGCCAGGTCGAGAGCGACGACCTGGTGGTCAACTTCGGTGCCACCGAAACCTATGTCAGCGACAAGCGTCCGTTCTTCACCGAGAACCAGGGCATCTTCGACTTCAGCCTGCTCGACGACAACAGCCAGCTGGTCTATACGCGCCGCGTGGGCGGTCCGTCGGATGACGGCCATGGCGCCGCCGACATCAATGCGGCGGTCAAGCTCAACGGCAGTTTCGGCTCCACCAGCTACGGCGTGCTGGCCGCCGACGAGGACGGCGAGGCGGGGCGCTTCTTCGGCGCCGCGCGGCTGACCCACGATTTTGGCGACCAGAGCCTGGGCATGCTGCTGACCCGGGTCGACCGGCCGTGGCTGGATCGCGAGGCCACCGTGCTGGGTGTCGATCACCACTGGCGGCCGACGCCGCAACTGACCATCGCCACCAACGTGGTCGGCAGCGACATCCTGCAGTCGGGCACGCATACCCGCGACAGCGGCGGCACCATCATTGCCGACTACGAGATGGGCGGCGGCTGGCGCCAGCAGTGGCTGGGCATGCACTTCGGCGACCAGTTGCAGATCAACGATTTCGGCTACCTCGACCGCAACAACTTCAACTACGCCCATTGGGAAGTGCGCAAGCGCTACACCGCGTTGCCGGCCGACTCGGCCTACAGCTCCAAGGAATGGCGCTACCGCATCGACGCACTGGACAACGATCACGGCCTGCGCCTGCGTCGCCAGTTCCGCGTCAGCCGCAACAGCAACCTGCGCAACGGAGCCACCGAAGTGGTGCAGCTCAACGCCAACAGCGCAGGCTGGGACGACCTGCTGACGCGGGGCCATGGCGCGCTGTTCCTGCCGCCCAGCATCGACCTGGCCTATGAGCGGATCAGCCCACGCCACGGCGACTGGGCGTTCAAGCTGGACGCGGAGGTGGTCAGTGGCGGCCTCGGCGGCAACCGCCAGTTCGGCTACGACATCAAGTTCATTCCCACCTATTTCATCAGCGATGCGTTCAGCGTCTACGCGGGCCCCTACTACGAGCATCTGCCGGACTGGCTGGTGTGGCAGCACGACAACCTGATCGGCCGCTTCGACGAGCACACGCTGCAGCTCGATGCCGGTTTCGACTGGGCCATCGACCCGCGCCAGGAGCTGCGCGTGAAGCTGCAGGCGATCGGCCTGGATGCACGCCTGCGCGGCGGCTATCGCGTCGGCGCCAACGGCCGCGCGGTGGTCAGCGACGAGCCGGTCGACGATTTCAGCGTGCGCAACCTCGGCCTGCAGATCCGTTACCGCTACGAGCTGGCCCCGCTGTCCTACCTGTACGTGGTCTATGGCCGCGGCGGCTACGCGCTGGACGGCTACGCCCGCAACACCGCCGACGCGTTCGGCAACAGCTTCGCCTTGCGCGACGACGAGCAACTGCTGGTCAAGCTGAGCTACCGCTTCGACATGTAG
- a CDS encoding tryptophan--tRNA ligase, whose amino-acid sequence MNTRVLTGITTSGTPHLGNYVGAIRPAVAASRRDDVDAFYFMADYHALIKSDDAGRIERSRLEIAATWLAAGLDPARVTFYRQSDIPEIPELTWFLTCIASKGMLNRAHAYKAAVDKNTAAGEDVDAGVTAGLYMYPVLMAADILAFDANQVPVGRDQIQHIEMARDLGQRFNHLHGHEFFVLPEALIEEQVATLPGLDGRKMSKSYDNTIPLFAGGSKPLREAIMRIVTDSRLPGEPKDPDDCALFTIFRAFGSETETAAFRQSLLDGIGWGEAKQLLYERIEAEVAPMRERYEALMADPAAIETILQQGAQKARAIATPKLAALREVLGLRAMTTAPAPAIGSKATPKQGKMPRFASFRDADGGFRFRLFSAEGEELLLSKSFADPKAAGALQKQIRSLGAGAAVLQVRSLGVDLELDGATVASTPDCRDEQARDEALASLREALDQLAAQD is encoded by the coding sequence ATGAATACCCGAGTCCTTACCGGCATCACCACCAGCGGCACGCCGCATCTCGGCAATTACGTGGGGGCGATCCGCCCGGCGGTGGCGGCCAGCCGGCGCGATGATGTGGATGCGTTCTACTTCATGGCCGACTACCACGCGCTGATCAAGAGCGACGATGCGGGGCGGATCGAGCGTTCGCGACTGGAGATCGCCGCGACATGGCTGGCGGCGGGGCTCGACCCGGCGCGGGTCACCTTCTATCGCCAGTCGGACATTCCGGAAATCCCCGAGCTGACCTGGTTCCTCACCTGCATCGCCTCCAAGGGCATGCTCAATCGCGCGCATGCCTACAAGGCCGCGGTGGACAAGAACACGGCCGCGGGCGAGGACGTCGACGCGGGTGTCACCGCGGGCCTGTACATGTATCCGGTGCTGATGGCGGCGGACATCCTGGCGTTCGACGCGAACCAGGTGCCGGTGGGCCGCGACCAGATCCAGCACATCGAGATGGCGCGCGATCTGGGCCAGCGTTTCAATCACCTGCACGGGCACGAGTTCTTCGTGCTGCCCGAGGCGCTGATCGAGGAACAGGTGGCGACCTTGCCGGGCCTGGATGGCCGCAAGATGTCGAAGAGCTACGACAACACGATCCCGCTCTTTGCTGGCGGCAGCAAGCCGCTGCGCGAGGCGATCATGCGCATCGTCACCGACTCGCGCCTGCCCGGCGAGCCGAAGGACCCGGATGACTGCGCGCTGTTCACCATCTTCCGCGCCTTTGGCAGCGAGACCGAAACCGCCGCGTTCCGCCAGTCCCTGCTCGACGGCATCGGCTGGGGCGAGGCAAAGCAGCTGCTGTACGAGCGCATCGAAGCCGAGGTGGCGCCGATGCGCGAACGCTACGAGGCGCTGATGGCCGACCCGGCCGCGATCGAGACGATCCTGCAACAGGGCGCGCAGAAGGCGCGGGCGATCGCCACGCCGAAACTGGCTGCACTGCGCGAGGTGCTTGGTCTGCGTGCCATGACCACCGCGCCTGCGCCGGCCATCGGATCGAAGGCCACGCCGAAGCAGGGGAAAATGCCCCGCTTCGCCAGTTTCCGCGATGCCGATGGCGGCTTCCGCTTCCGTCTGTTTTCCGCGGAAGGCGAGGAGCTGCTGCTGTCGAAATCGTTTGCCGATCCGAAGGCGGCCGGTGCGCTGCAGAAGCAGATCAGGTCGCTCGGTGCCGGTGCTGCCGTGCTGCAGGTCCGGTCGCTGGGCGTGGACCTGGAGCTGGACGGCGCGACGGTGGCCAGCACACCGGATTGCCGCGACGAGCAGGCACGTGACGAAGCGCTGGCCTCGTTGCGCGAGGCGCTGGATCAGCTCGCCGCGCAGGACTGA